The Corynebacterium camporealensis genome contains a region encoding:
- the rplF gene encoding 50S ribosomal protein L6, producing the protein MSRVGLAPIAVPNGVEININGQVVDVKGPKGSQTVDVPQPITAAVEDGVLTVSRPDDHRKHRALHGLSRSLLNNAVQGVTEGFTIKMEIFGVGYRVQLKGQDLEFSLGYSHPILIKAPEGITFAVDGATKLSITGIDKQAVGQVAANIRRLRKDDPYKGKGIRYEGEQIRRKVGKTGK; encoded by the coding sequence ATGTCTCGAGTCGGTTTAGCACCGATCGCCGTACCTAACGGCGTCGAAATCAACATCAACGGCCAGGTCGTCGACGTCAAGGGCCCGAAGGGTTCCCAGACCGTTGACGTTCCGCAGCCGATCACCGCTGCTGTGGAAGACGGCGTTCTGACGGTTTCCCGTCCGGACGACCACCGCAAGCACCGCGCACTGCACGGTCTGTCCCGCTCCCTGCTCAACAACGCAGTTCAGGGCGTGACCGAGGGCTTCACCATCAAGATGGAAATCTTCGGTGTGGGCTACCGTGTGCAGCTGAAGGGTCAGGACCTGGAATTCAGCCTGGGTTACTCGCATCCGATCCTGATCAAGGCTCCGGAAGGCATCACTTTCGCCGTTGATGGCGCAACCAAGCTTTCTATCACTGGTATTGACAAGCAGGCCGTCGGACAGGTCGCCGCTAACATCCGCCGTCTGCGTAAGGACGATCCTTACAAGGGCAAGGGCATTCGTTACGAAGGCGAGCAGATCCGTCGCAAGGTCGGAAAGACGGGTAAGTAA
- the rpsE gene encoding 30S ribosomal protein S5 — protein sequence MSDREQRDGGRSAENKGGNRRNDRRNDRRNNHDNERDKYIERVVTINRVSKTVKGGRNMSFTALVVVGDGQGMVGVGYGKAKEVPAAIQKGAEEARKNFFRVPMIAGTITHPVEGRDAAGIVMLKPAAPGTGVIAGGAARPVLECAGVQDILSKSLGSDNALNVVRATVDGLKQLVRPEEVAARRGKSLEEVTPARMLRKRAGQEA from the coding sequence ATGTCGGACCGTGAACAGCGTGACGGCGGACGCTCCGCCGAGAACAAGGGCGGTAACCGCCGCAACGATCGTCGTAACGATCGCCGCAACAACCATGACAACGAGCGCGACAAGTACATCGAGCGCGTAGTCACCATTAACCGTGTCTCCAAGACCGTCAAGGGTGGCCGCAACATGTCCTTCACCGCTCTCGTCGTCGTCGGCGACGGCCAGGGCATGGTCGGCGTCGGCTACGGCAAGGCCAAGGAAGTCCCGGCTGCCATCCAGAAGGGTGCCGAGGAAGCTCGCAAGAACTTCTTCCGCGTCCCGATGATTGCCGGCACCATCACCCACCCGGTCGAGGGTCGCGACGCCGCTGGCATCGTGATGCTGAAGCCGGCTGCACCTGGTACCGGTGTTATCGCCGGTGGCGCTGCTCGTCCGGTGCTCGAATGCGCTGGTGTGCAGGACATCCTGTCGAAGTCGCTGGGCTCCGACAACGCACTCAACGTCGTCCGCGCAACCGTGGACGGCCTCAAGCAGCTGGTTCGCCCTGAAGAGGTTGCTGCACGTCGCGGCAAGTCTCTCGAAGAGGTCACCCCGGCCCGTATGCTGCGCAAG
- the rpsH gene encoding 30S ribosomal protein S8: MTMTDPIADMLSRVRNANHAHHDVVSMPTSKIKANIAEILKQEGYIADYSVEGHELSLELKYNNRERSLSGLRRVSKPGLRVYAKSTNLPKVLGGLGVAIISTSHGLLTDRQAQEKGVGGEVLAYVW; this comes from the coding sequence ATGACCATGACTGATCCTATTGCCGACATGCTGTCGCGCGTGCGCAATGCAAACCATGCGCACCATGACGTCGTGTCGATGCCGACCTCCAAGATCAAGGCAAACATTGCTGAGATCCTGAAGCAGGAAGGCTACATCGCTGACTACTCCGTCGAGGGCCACGAGCTGTCTCTCGAGCTTAAGTACAACAACCGTGAGCGCTCCCTGTCCGGTCTGCGTCGCGTGTCTAAGCCGGGTCTGCGTGTGTACGCAAAGTCCACCAACCTGCCGAAGGTTCTGGGCGGCCTGGGCGTGGCTATCATCTCCACGTCCCACGGTCTGCTGACCGATCGTCAGGCTCAGGAGAAGGGCGTAGGCGGAGAAGTTCTCGCCTACGTCTGGTAA
- the rplR gene encoding 50S ribosomal protein L18: MANTENTKRNPIGKDISSRRREARARRHFRIRKTLRGTPEAPRLVLHRSSRHMHVQVIDDLAGHTLVAASSMEADVRAVEGDKKAKAAKVGELIAERAKAAGIEKVVFDRAGYKYHGRVAALADAAREGGLQF; this comes from the coding sequence ATGGCAAACACTGAAAACACCAAGCGCAATCCAATCGGCAAGGACATCTCGTCCCGTCGTCGCGAAGCACGCGCACGCCGTCACTTCCGTATCCGTAAGACCCTGCGTGGCACCCCAGAGGCACCACGCCTGGTACTGCACCGCTCCTCTCGCCACATGCACGTCCAGGTCATCGACGACCTGGCCGGCCACACCCTGGTCGCTGCTTCCTCCATGGAAGCTGACGTGCGTGCAGTAGAGGGCGACAAGAAGGCCAAGGCTGCCAAGGTCGGCGAGCTCATCGCCGAGCGCGCTAAGGCTGCTGGCATCGAAAAGGTCGTCTTCGACCGCGCTGGCTACAAGTACCACGGTCGCGTTGCCGCTCTGGCAGACGCCGCACGCGAAGGTGGTCTGCAGTTCTAA
- the fdhD gene encoding formate dehydrogenase accessory sulfurtransferase FdhD, with product MAGRATSNFPVTRVRLDDDGNLTQVDTRADSVAGEEPLEIRVGDQTIATTMRTPGNDIELAHGFLYSEGHISSAEDITTARYCAGATVDGLNTYNLLDIQLAKKNVIGLQDLRLSLTTSACGVCGTSSIEEMKLRLPHSLPEVPVDPQLVATLPEKLRKEQKLFRKTGGIHAAGAFRRDGTSVVIREDIGRHNAADKVIGHLLLEGMLPAHDLILVMSSRASFELVQKAAMAGFPTLIAVSAASSLAVETARATGMGLVGFARGDRFNLYSGELQR from the coding sequence GTGGCAGGACGCGCAACCTCTAACTTCCCGGTCACCCGGGTGCGCCTGGACGATGACGGCAACCTCACCCAGGTTGATACTCGCGCTGATTCTGTTGCAGGTGAAGAGCCTTTAGAAATCCGCGTGGGCGACCAAACAATTGCCACCACGATGCGCACCCCGGGCAACGATATCGAGCTTGCCCACGGCTTTTTATACTCCGAAGGCCACATCAGCTCCGCGGAAGACATCACGACCGCCCGCTACTGCGCCGGTGCCACCGTCGATGGGCTCAACACCTATAACCTGCTGGACATTCAGCTAGCCAAGAAAAACGTCATTGGGCTGCAGGACTTGCGCTTAAGCTTGACGACGTCCGCCTGTGGCGTCTGCGGCACCTCCTCCATTGAGGAGATGAAACTGCGCCTGCCACACTCATTGCCGGAAGTCCCCGTCGACCCACAGCTGGTCGCCACCTTGCCAGAAAAGCTCCGCAAGGAACAAAAGCTCTTCCGCAAGACTGGCGGCATTCACGCCGCAGGTGCTTTCCGTCGCGATGGCACATCCGTGGTGATCCGCGAGGACATCGGCAGGCATAACGCAGCCGACAAAGTCATCGGCCACCTCCTGCTGGAAGGCATGCTGCCTGCCCACGACCTCATCCTCGTAATGAGCTCTCGCGCCTCCTTTGAGCTCGTACAGAAAGCCGCCATGGCTGGCTTCCCCACGCTTATCGCTGTTTCCGCCGCGTCTTCCCTCGCCGTAGAAACCGCCCGCGCCACCGGCATGGGCTTGGTCGGCTTTGCCCGCGGCGATCGCTTCAACCTCTACTCCGGCGAACTACAACGCTGA
- a CDS encoding DUF6457 domain-containing protein, producing the protein MSENTENQDPIQTAHEWLVEAAEILGLDKKEATALTRELLDLTKDVAHNRSRPAAPLTSYLVGLASQDCEEAKANIAKLQERIQ; encoded by the coding sequence ATGAGCGAAAATACTGAGAACCAAGACCCCATCCAGACTGCCCACGAGTGGCTCGTGGAAGCTGCGGAAATCCTGGGCCTGGATAAGAAGGAAGCCACGGCCCTTACCCGTGAGCTGCTCGATCTCACCAAGGACGTCGCCCATAACCGCTCCCGTCCTGCTGCCCCGCTGACCTCTTATCTGGTCGGTTTGGCTTCCCAGGATTGTGAGGAGGCCAAGGCGAACATCGCTAAGCTGCAGGAGCGCATCCAGTAG
- a CDS encoding FdhF/YdeP family oxidoreductase, whose product MTTPTDVSRTNPKANEFDNPQVGRRVKSAAGLGGVLHAMEHAAPNRAMLPLVNLNKDSGVDCPGCAWPEPPVGEQGIVEFCENGAKAIAQETTPKRVSREFFANTTVEQMREMTDYELDQLGRLQEPMLYDRSTGDGKYHPISWDEAFRIISEEIKATEPNRNVLYTSGTAVNESAFSFGVLGRRIGTNNLPDCANLCHDSTGVALAKVVGVGKGSATMQDLYNTDLVISVGQNPGTNHPRALGAFERMKDNGGKLVAINPLPETGLMKFRDPQDPKGMLGISKKLADQYVQVRLDGDRALFQQINREVIRRDLLDHSFLERFCSNVDETIEYLNSLDPALLERGSGIPQSEVNAIVDRVEKAENVILAWTLGVTQHKNAVQTIQEMMNFLLLTGNIGKPGAGSFPFRGHSNVQGDRTMGISEKMPEPFLAKMEEEFGFDVPREHGYSSVEAAAALRDGDVDVFISLGGNFIRALSDTTACEDGMARTKLSAHMLTKLNNTCAWPGERGLILPVRSRTDYDPQASGPQKVSVEASDSTVSSSKPSRKANQDLDLKSEVDIICSIGRETFGDDFWQPMIDNYDVIRDHIEAVIPGFENYNERLERPRGFMLPHAARERIFNTDNGKAQLTINDTAVIELDDDQLLLSSVRAHDQYNTISYGLNDRYRGVRGGRRVLFISPADLKKRGLKDGDIVDVVSVYDNEERRAPNFRLVEYNTARDCVTGYFPELNVLVPLSQHADGSHTPVSKSLVVHLEPQGRNANDL is encoded by the coding sequence ATGACTACCCCTACAGATGTATCTCGGACCAACCCAAAGGCCAACGAGTTCGATAACCCCCAGGTAGGCCGCCGCGTCAAGTCTGCGGCGGGCCTGGGAGGCGTACTGCACGCTATGGAGCATGCAGCACCCAACCGCGCCATGCTGCCCCTGGTCAACCTCAACAAGGACAGCGGTGTGGACTGCCCAGGCTGTGCCTGGCCAGAACCGCCGGTCGGTGAGCAGGGCATCGTCGAGTTCTGCGAGAACGGCGCTAAGGCTATCGCCCAGGAGACTACTCCCAAGCGCGTCAGCCGCGAGTTCTTCGCCAACACCACCGTCGAACAGATGCGTGAGATGACCGACTACGAACTGGACCAGCTGGGACGTCTGCAGGAGCCGATGCTCTATGACCGCTCCACTGGCGATGGCAAGTATCACCCTATCTCCTGGGATGAGGCCTTCCGCATTATCTCTGAAGAGATTAAGGCAACCGAGCCCAACCGCAACGTGCTCTACACCTCCGGTACTGCCGTCAACGAGTCTGCATTCTCCTTCGGTGTGTTGGGCCGCCGCATCGGCACCAACAATCTGCCGGACTGCGCGAACCTGTGCCACGATTCCACCGGTGTCGCACTGGCAAAGGTCGTCGGCGTCGGTAAGGGCTCTGCCACCATGCAGGACCTCTACAACACCGACCTGGTGATCTCCGTGGGCCAGAACCCCGGCACCAACCACCCGCGCGCGCTCGGTGCTTTCGAGCGCATGAAGGACAACGGCGGCAAGCTGGTGGCCATCAACCCGCTGCCAGAAACCGGCCTGATGAAGTTCCGCGATCCGCAGGACCCGAAGGGCATGCTGGGTATCTCCAAGAAGCTGGCCGACCAGTACGTCCAGGTCCGCCTCGATGGCGACCGCGCGCTCTTCCAGCAGATCAACCGCGAGGTCATCCGCCGCGATCTGCTGGATCATTCCTTCCTGGAGCGCTTCTGCTCCAACGTGGATGAGACCATCGAGTACCTCAACTCCCTGGACCCGGCCCTGCTGGAACGTGGCTCCGGTATCCCGCAGTCCGAAGTCAACGCCATTGTCGACCGCGTGGAGAAGGCCGAAAACGTCATCCTAGCTTGGACTCTTGGTGTTACCCAGCACAAGAATGCAGTGCAGACCATCCAAGAGATGATGAACTTCCTGCTGCTGACTGGCAACATCGGCAAGCCTGGCGCCGGCTCCTTCCCGTTCCGTGGCCACTCCAACGTGCAGGGCGACCGCACCATGGGCATCTCCGAGAAGATGCCGGAGCCGTTTCTGGCCAAGATGGAGGAAGAATTTGGCTTCGACGTTCCACGTGAGCACGGCTACTCCTCCGTGGAAGCAGCTGCAGCACTACGCGACGGCGACGTGGACGTCTTCATCTCCCTAGGCGGTAACTTCATCCGAGCACTGAGTGATACCACCGCCTGTGAAGACGGCATGGCACGCACCAAGCTGTCGGCACACATGCTGACCAAGCTCAACAACACTTGCGCGTGGCCAGGCGAGCGCGGTCTGATTCTGCCGGTGCGTTCCCGTACGGACTATGACCCGCAGGCGTCCGGCCCACAGAAAGTCTCGGTTGAGGCATCGGATTCCACCGTGTCTTCTTCCAAGCCATCGCGAAAGGCCAACCAGGACTTGGACCTCAAGTCTGAGGTCGACATCATCTGCTCCATTGGTCGCGAGACCTTCGGAGATGACTTCTGGCAGCCGATGATTGACAACTACGACGTCATCCGCGACCACATTGAAGCTGTTATCCCAGGCTTTGAGAACTACAACGAGCGCCTGGAACGCCCACGCGGTTTCATGCTCCCGCACGCTGCTCGTGAGCGCATCTTCAACACCGATAACGGCAAGGCACAGCTGACCATCAACGACACCGCTGTCATTGAGCTGGACGACGACCAGCTGCTGCTGTCCTCGGTGCGCGCACACGACCAGTACAACACCATCTCCTACGGACTGAATGACCGCTACCGTGGTGTTCGTGGCGGCCGTCGTGTCCTGTTTATCTCCCCCGCTGACCTGAAGAAGCGTGGTCTGAAGGACGGCGACATCGTCGATGTTGTCTCCGTCTACGACAACGAAGAGCGTCGTGCTCCGAACTTCCGCTTGGTGGAGTACAACACCGCTCGCGATTGCGTCACCGGCTACTTCCCGGAGCTCAACGTGTTGGTTCCCCTGTCCCAGCATGCTGACGGCTCCCACACCCCGGTGTCTAAGTCCCTCGTAGTTCACTTGGAGCCGCAGGGCCGCAACGCCAACGACCTCTAA